Below is a window of Streptomyces sp. WMMB303 DNA.
CCGAAGCGCAGTCGGGCCTCCACTGCCCAGGGCAGCAGCCCGAGCAGCACCCCGGCCGTCGCGGCGAGCGCGACGGCCGGGGCCAGGGGCGGGGCCGGGGCCGGGGCTCCGGAGCGTGGCGGCCGGCCCGATTCCGGCCCGCCCGGCTCCGTCCGCTCCGGCTTCCGCCGGCTCTGCCTCAGGTGGGCCCACAGCGCGGCCCCGAGCAGCACGGCGACCGGCCAGACGGTGTCGTTGGGCCGTATCAGGGTGGCGGCGGCCAGCGCCGCCGCCACGGCGCCCCAGGTGCGCACCCGCGCCCGGACCGGTCCGGGCGTGGCCCCGCCCGCGGCCGCGGGGGACGACGTGTCACCGGGCGCGGGCACGCAGCAGCCGAGGGCCGCGGTCAGCCCCATGGCGACGTAGTGGTTGGGCATGGCGGCGCCCGCGTAGAACAGCGCGAACCACACGCTGCTGTAGAGCGCGGCGGCGAGCGGCACCACGCCCCGCCGGGCGACCGCGCGCAGCCACGGCAGGAAGCCGAGGTAGAGGGCGAGTGCCGCGGCGACGGTCAGATAGCAGCGCAGCAGCGGCACGGAGTGGCCGAGGGCGGCGACCGGGGCGATCAGCAGCGGCACGCCGCGGGTGCGGGGGGCGCTGAACGGCGTCTCGGGGCCGTAGGGGGCGAAGCGGCTGGCGTAGACGAGCTCGTCCCAGCCGAGTGGCAGGCCGGGGTGGACGACCGCCAGTGAGAGCGCCCCGAAGACCCCGCAGACGCCGGCCAGCCACCAGCGGTCCCGGCAACCGGTCGGCTCGGCATTCCGTGCAGTTGTGGACATGCACGGCATCCTGCCGCCGCGGCGGTGCCGTTCGCCGCAGGCGCCGCCGCGCGCCGGACCACGTGCGGGCGGGACGGCGTACCCTCGCTCGGGTGGTGGACGTGGACGTGGCGGACGTGGACTGGGTGGGGCGGGTCGGCGGACTGCGGCAGTGGTCCTCCGGGACGGAACGGGCGCCGCACAAACCGCTGTTGCTGCTGTACGCGCTGGGCCGGTTCCAGACCGCGCCGGGGAGCGGGCTGCGGTACACGGATGTCGAGGAGGACCTGGCCGGGCTGCTGCGCGAGTACGGTCCGCCCCGCAGGACGTCGCCGGGGTACCCCTTCCATCATCTGGTGAACGACGGCGTGTGGGAGGTGCGTACGGACTCCGGCCCGGACAGTCCGGGTCCCGGCGTCCGGCGGCTGCGGGAGAGCGGCGCGGTGGGCCGGCTGGTGCCGGAGCTGCGCGAGGCGCTGGACACCGATCCCGCCCTGCTGTCCGTCCTCGCCCGCACTCTCCTCGACCTGCACTTCCCGCCGTCCCTCCAGGCGGACATCGCCGCCGACGCGGGGCTGGACCTGGAGGCGGCGGACCTGGCCCGGATGACCGGGGAGCCCGGCGGGGCGGCAGACCGGACGCGGGTTCCGGCCCACCGCTTCGTCCGGGACCCGGGTGTCGCGCGGCGGCTCCGTGCCCGGGTGCTGGCCGCGTACGGCAACCGCTGCGCCTTCTGCGGTTTCGACGGCGCGCTGGGCCGCCGCCCGGTGGGGCTGGAGGCGGCGCAT
It encodes the following:
- a CDS encoding phosphorothioated DNA-binding restriction endonuclease, with product MDWVGRVGGLRQWSSGTERAPHKPLLLLYALGRFQTAPGSGLRYTDVEEDLAGLLREYGPPRRTSPGYPFHHLVNDGVWEVRTDSGPDSPGPGVRRLRESGAVGRLVPELREALDTDPALLSVLARTLLDLHFPPSLQADIAADAGLDLEAADLARMTGEPGGAADRTRVPAHRFVRDPGVARRLRARVLAAYGNRCAFCGFDGALGRRPVGLEAAHVHWWAYDGPDELSNALCLCSLHHKLFDKGVLGLDPGLRITVSARFSGAGAAARAQVRELAGRPVAAREEAGAAPVAAPYARWHTTQVFRG